The genomic DNA GTACCAATTTTTATATCTTTCACTTTTGCGTTCGTTACGAACCTGTTTCTCGTAATCTCCGCTGTATCAACGGCTCTACTTATAGCACGCCCACGTGCTTTTATGACTACTTCCTCTGATCCGCCGTTGAACTGAGTTACTACAGCTAGTACATAGCTCATTGGGGGTTTGTTTCCAACAAATATGGTGTTTTCATCTTGTGTTCCTTTTTCTGCCA from Candidatus Thermoplasmatota archaeon includes the following:
- the albA gene encoding DNA-binding protein Alba, producing the protein MAEKGTQDENTIFVGNKPPMSYVLAVVTQFNGGSEEVVIKARGRAISRAVDTAEITRNRFVTNAKVKDIKIGTETITNEEGKSSNVSSIEILLSTKGK